One genomic window of Cupriavidus oxalaticus includes the following:
- a CDS encoding sigma-54-dependent transcriptional regulator, whose product MPAELTVLIVEDDADVRLGCEQALRLEGLATRGVGSAEAALREVGPGYAGVVVSDIRLPGMDGMALLAQLRERDPALPVIMITGHGDVGLAVQAMKQGAYDFLEKPFSPEQLVDATRRALEQRRLALEVSELRERLAGREKLETRLIGHSQAVERLRRLIADLAGTDANVLIHGETGTGKELVARCLHEASQRHARHFVAINCGGLPEQLFESEIFGHEAGSFTGAARRRIGKIEHAEGGTLFLDEIESMPMPLQIKLLRVLQERVVERLGSNQPVPVNARVVAATKADLRALSDAGQFRADLYYRLNVITLELPPLRERREDVPALFEHFVAQAALRFEREAVPASAAELAALVAYPWPGNVRELRNLAERHVLGLGCNPGQGTAAPEALPLAQAVDQFERALIADAMRRHDGNLSRASEALGVAKTTLFDKVRKHGLQDR is encoded by the coding sequence ATGCCGGCTGAACTGACCGTACTGATCGTCGAGGACGATGCCGACGTGCGCCTGGGCTGCGAGCAGGCGCTGCGCCTCGAAGGGCTGGCCACGCGCGGCGTGGGCAGCGCCGAGGCGGCGCTGCGCGAGGTCGGCCCCGGCTATGCCGGCGTGGTGGTCAGCGACATCCGCCTGCCCGGCATGGACGGCATGGCACTGCTGGCGCAGCTGCGCGAACGCGACCCCGCGCTGCCGGTGATCATGATCACCGGCCACGGCGACGTGGGCCTGGCGGTGCAGGCGATGAAGCAAGGCGCCTACGACTTCCTGGAAAAGCCGTTCTCGCCCGAGCAGCTGGTCGACGCCACCCGCCGCGCGCTGGAGCAGCGCCGGCTCGCGCTGGAAGTGTCAGAACTGCGCGAACGCCTGGCCGGACGCGAAAAACTCGAAACCCGCCTGATCGGCCATTCACAGGCGGTCGAGCGCTTGCGCCGGCTCATCGCCGACCTCGCCGGCACCGACGCCAACGTGCTGATCCACGGCGAGACCGGCACCGGCAAGGAGCTGGTGGCGCGCTGCCTGCACGAGGCCAGCCAGCGCCATGCGCGCCACTTCGTCGCCATCAATTGCGGCGGCCTGCCCGAACAGCTGTTCGAAAGCGAGATCTTCGGCCATGAAGCGGGCTCGTTCACCGGCGCCGCGCGCCGCCGCATCGGCAAAATCGAGCACGCCGAAGGCGGCACGCTGTTTCTCGACGAGATCGAGAGCATGCCGATGCCGCTGCAGATCAAGCTGCTGCGCGTGCTGCAGGAACGCGTGGTCGAGCGGCTCGGCTCGAACCAGCCGGTGCCGGTCAACGCGCGCGTGGTGGCGGCGACCAAGGCCGACCTGCGCGCGCTGTCCGATGCCGGCCAGTTCCGCGCCGACCTGTACTACCGCCTGAACGTGATCACGCTGGAGCTGCCGCCGCTGCGCGAGCGGCGCGAAGACGTGCCGGCGCTGTTCGAGCATTTCGTCGCGCAGGCGGCGCTGCGCTTCGAGCGCGAGGCCGTGCCCGCCAGCGCGGCCGAACTGGCGGCGCTGGTGGCCTACCCCTGGCCGGGCAATGTGCGCGAGCTGCGCAACCTGGCCGAGCGCCATGTCCTCGGGCTGGGCTGCAACCCTGGCCAGGGCACCGCCGCCCCGGAAGCGCTGCCGCTGGCGCAGGCGGTCGACCAGTTCGAGCGCGCGCTGATCGCCGATGCCATGCGCCGGCACGACGGCAACCTCAGCCGCGCCAGCGAGGCGCTTGGCGTGGCCAAGACCACGCTGTTCGACAAGGTTCGCAAGCACGGCCTGCAAGACCGGTAG
- a CDS encoding helix-turn-helix domain-containing protein: MKLDPALAEKPYYSTRTAAKLLNVSLGTVQKMVERGELGAWKTNGGHRRIHKETVHRLLATRIGPETAAPHGLDLVVFHPNHQEAQRIHGQLGKWGLPLKSLVVDDVLDTVITSVSAHPRVVLYYVDELNDAESATIEKLQNFFASQHVIFAVITNRQAYDGVADALQHWGIMVFLKTPSLEEVKGFLRAQLMMGRAG, translated from the coding sequence ATGAAACTGGATCCGGCACTGGCTGAAAAGCCTTACTACAGCACGCGTACAGCGGCAAAACTGCTCAATGTCTCGCTGGGCACTGTCCAGAAGATGGTAGAGCGCGGCGAACTGGGAGCCTGGAAGACCAACGGCGGCCACCGGCGCATCCACAAGGAAACCGTGCATCGCCTGCTGGCGACGCGCATCGGGCCCGAAACCGCGGCGCCCCATGGCCTGGACCTGGTGGTGTTCCACCCCAACCACCAGGAAGCGCAGCGCATCCACGGCCAGCTGGGCAAGTGGGGGCTGCCGCTCAAGAGCCTGGTGGTCGACGACGTGCTCGACACCGTGATCACCTCGGTCAGCGCGCATCCGCGCGTGGTGCTGTACTACGTCGACGAACTGAACGACGCCGAGTCGGCCACCATCGAGAAGCTGCAGAATTTCTTTGCCAGCCAGCATGTGATCTTTGCTGTCATCACCAACCGCCAGGCCTATGACGGCGTGGCCGACGCGCTGCAGCACTGGGGCATCATGGTGTTCCTGAAGACGCCATCGCTGGAAGAGGTCAAGGGCTTCCTGCGCGCCCAGCTGATGATGGGCCGCGCCGGCTGA
- a CDS encoding ornithine cyclodeaminase, with product MKETARSLFLDANDVARLVAAVGVQPAIVQMADHVRQDFLRWDAFDKSARLASHSARGVIELMPVSDGIQYAFKYVNGHPRNAQHGMPTVMACGLLAEVETGFPLMLADLTLATALRTAATSALAAQAMARPGARTMALIGNGAQAEFQVLAFHAMLGVREIAAYDIDPAATARLMRNLAGVPGLVIRAAESVPAALAGADIVSTVTADKTRATILTPAQVRPGMHLNAVGGDCPGKTELHADILRQARIVVEYEPQTRIEGEIQQLPADSSVTELWQVLAGAAPGRAAADEVTVFDSVGFALEDYAALRWLYAAAHARRAGRAVELVAMPPDPRNLYGWMMAQAEGREAGLEPQRLASLA from the coding sequence ATGAAAGAGACCGCCCGTTCGCTGTTCCTCGACGCCAACGACGTGGCCAGGCTGGTGGCCGCGGTCGGCGTGCAGCCCGCCATCGTGCAGATGGCCGACCATGTCCGCCAGGACTTCCTGCGCTGGGATGCCTTCGACAAGTCCGCCCGCCTGGCCAGCCATTCTGCGCGCGGCGTGATCGAGCTGATGCCGGTGAGCGACGGCATCCAGTACGCGTTCAAGTACGTCAACGGCCATCCGCGCAACGCGCAGCATGGCATGCCGACCGTAATGGCGTGCGGCCTGCTGGCCGAAGTGGAAACCGGGTTCCCGCTGATGCTGGCCGACCTGACGCTGGCCACCGCGCTGCGCACCGCCGCCACCTCGGCGCTGGCGGCGCAGGCGATGGCGCGGCCGGGCGCGCGCACCATGGCGCTGATCGGCAACGGCGCGCAGGCCGAGTTTCAGGTGCTTGCCTTCCACGCCATGCTGGGCGTGCGCGAGATTGCCGCCTACGACATCGACCCAGCCGCCACGGCACGGCTGATGCGCAACCTTGCCGGCGTGCCGGGGCTGGTGATCCGCGCCGCGGAGTCGGTGCCGGCCGCGCTGGCCGGCGCCGACATCGTGTCCACCGTGACCGCCGACAAGACCCGCGCCACCATCCTCACGCCGGCGCAGGTGCGCCCGGGCATGCACCTGAATGCGGTTGGCGGCGACTGCCCCGGCAAGACCGAGCTGCATGCCGACATCCTGCGCCAGGCGCGCATCGTGGTGGAGTACGAACCACAGACGCGCATCGAAGGCGAGATCCAGCAACTGCCCGCCGACTCGTCAGTGACCGAGCTGTGGCAGGTGCTGGCCGGCGCCGCGCCGGGCCGGGCCGCGGCCGACGAAGTGACGGTGTTCGATTCCGTGGGGTTTGCGCTGGAAGACTACGCCGCGCTGCGCTGGCTCTATGCCGCCGCGCATGCCCGGCGGGCGGGCAGGGCGGTGGAACTGGTGGCGATGCCGCCGGACCCGCGCAATCTCTATGGCTGGATGATGGCGCAGGCCGAAGGGCGCGAGGCCGGGCTGGAGCCGCAGAGGCTGGCGTCGCTGGCCTGA
- a CDS encoding Lrp/AsnC family transcriptional regulator, translated as MDATDQQLLSLLRDNARTPVTALAQALRVSRATVQNRIDKLEKEGLIVGYTVRLRPEAEAHRIRAWMTIAVEGNKARTVLQALRGEPNVQALHTTNGRWDIIAELRADTLEAFDRTLDRIRLIEGISATETSILLSTYK; from the coding sequence ATGGACGCCACCGATCAACAGCTGCTCTCCCTGCTGCGCGACAACGCGCGCACGCCGGTCACCGCGCTGGCGCAGGCGCTGCGCGTGTCGCGCGCGACCGTGCAGAACCGGATCGACAAGCTGGAGAAGGAAGGACTGATCGTCGGCTATACCGTGCGCCTGCGGCCCGAGGCCGAGGCGCATCGGATCCGCGCGTGGATGACGATCGCGGTGGAGGGCAACAAGGCGCGCACGGTGCTGCAGGCGCTGCGGGGCGAGCCCAATGTGCAGGCGCTGCATACCACCAACGGGCGCTGGGACATCATTGCGGAATTGCGCGCGGATACGCTGGAGGCATTTGACCGGACGCTGGACCGGATACGGTTGATCGAGGGGATCAGTGCGACGGAGACGAGTATTTTGCTGTCGACTTATAAGTAG
- a CDS encoding sensor histidine kinase: MTGPLHPPGDTPHAPAATPATPSRLPHVLRGAAPLLALLALAVLIGLAGALGYRYSYDNALARQAERGQVQLRLYTQALESELAHYDYVPGLLSLDERISGLLLRPDDAARVARANEYLTSLNARAGTRVVYVLDAHGRVLATSNWQRPDSYLGEDLSFRPYFQAAMEGQLGRFYGVGTTRSESGYYLSAPLGERDNPAGVAVVKIGLEPLENRWQGADSQMLLSDENGVVILASDPSWKLAALRPLSDEARQRLSRSLQYNRAPLPQLPLESVRKLANQNGGSSDELVRLRRGPPMLAQHAALPGTDWQLTLLTNTSQARVAALNSAALAGVLTAFVLLLGAAWNVRRRIVNERLAARAALEAANSELERKVAERTADLSAANHRLQAEVTERIRAETVLRQAQDGLLQAGKLAAVGQMSTGIAHELNQPLAALRTLSGNTGKFLERGDYATVRTNLDTIIGLVERMGRITGALKSFARKSGNGRNQARLGEAVDNALFLLQTRVDAVQPELQRDIDPELAVVCDPNRLEQVLVNLLGNALDAVIGRPAPRIALHAHVGGGMVHLTVRDNGAGLSEEAFARLFEPFFTTKPAGQGLGLGLTLSAGILNENGGSLSAANHPDGGACFTLVLPLAPHEARPQDSTYAG, encoded by the coding sequence ATGACCGGCCCGCTCCACCCTCCCGGCGACACTCCGCACGCGCCCGCCGCCACACCCGCCACGCCCTCGCGCCTGCCCCACGTCCTGCGCGGCGCCGCGCCGCTGCTGGCGTTGCTGGCGCTGGCCGTGCTGATCGGGCTGGCCGGCGCGCTCGGCTACCGCTACAGCTACGACAACGCGCTGGCGCGCCAGGCCGAGCGCGGCCAGGTGCAGCTGCGCCTGTACACGCAGGCGCTGGAAAGCGAGCTGGCGCACTACGACTACGTGCCCGGCCTGCTGTCGCTGGACGAACGCATCTCCGGACTGCTGCTGCGCCCGGACGACGCCGCGCGCGTGGCCCGCGCCAACGAATACCTGACTTCTCTCAATGCCCGTGCCGGCACGCGCGTGGTCTATGTGCTGGACGCCCACGGCAGGGTACTGGCCACCAGCAACTGGCAGCGCCCCGACAGCTACCTGGGAGAGGACCTCAGCTTCCGCCCCTACTTCCAGGCCGCCATGGAGGGCCAGCTCGGCCGCTTCTACGGGGTCGGCACCACGCGCAGCGAGTCGGGCTACTACCTGTCCGCGCCGCTGGGCGAGCGCGACAACCCGGCCGGTGTGGCGGTGGTCAAGATCGGGCTGGAGCCGCTGGAGAACCGCTGGCAGGGCGCCGACAGCCAGATGCTGCTGAGCGACGAGAACGGCGTGGTGATCCTGGCCTCGGACCCGTCATGGAAGCTGGCCGCGCTGCGCCCGCTGTCGGACGAGGCGCGCCAGCGGCTGTCGCGCAGCCTGCAGTACAACCGCGCGCCGCTGCCGCAGCTGCCGCTGGAATCGGTGCGCAAGCTTGCCAACCAAAACGGCGGCAGCAGCGACGAACTGGTGCGCCTGCGCCGCGGACCGCCGATGCTGGCGCAGCATGCCGCGCTGCCCGGCACCGACTGGCAGCTGACGCTGCTGACCAATACCTCGCAGGCGCGCGTGGCGGCGCTCAACAGCGCCGCGCTGGCGGGCGTACTGACTGCCTTCGTGCTGCTGCTGGGCGCGGCCTGGAACGTGCGCCGGCGCATCGTCAACGAGCGCCTGGCCGCGCGCGCCGCGCTGGAAGCGGCCAACAGCGAGCTGGAGCGCAAGGTGGCCGAGCGCACCGCCGACCTGTCCGCCGCCAACCACCGGCTGCAGGCCGAGGTGACCGAGCGCATCCGCGCCGAGACCGTGCTGCGCCAGGCGCAGGACGGCCTGCTGCAGGCCGGCAAGCTGGCCGCGGTGGGCCAGATGTCGACCGGCATCGCGCACGAGCTGAACCAGCCCCTGGCGGCGCTGCGCACGCTGTCCGGCAACACCGGCAAGTTCCTCGAGCGCGGCGACTATGCCACCGTGCGCACCAACCTCGACACCATCATCGGGCTGGTCGAGCGCATGGGCCGCATCACCGGCGCGCTCAAGTCGTTCGCGCGCAAGTCGGGCAACGGCCGCAACCAGGCCCGGCTGGGCGAGGCGGTGGACAATGCGCTGTTCCTGCTGCAGACGCGCGTGGACGCCGTGCAGCCCGAGCTGCAGCGCGACATCGATCCCGAACTGGCCGTGGTCTGCGACCCCAACCGGCTCGAACAGGTGCTGGTCAACCTGCTCGGCAACGCGCTCGACGCGGTCATCGGCCGGCCCGCGCCGCGCATCGCGCTGCATGCGCACGTGGGCGGCGGCATGGTCCACCTGACCGTGCGCGACAACGGCGCGGGGCTGTCCGAGGAAGCCTTCGCGCGGCTGTTCGAGCCGTTCTTCACTACCAAGCCCGCCGGGCAGGGGCTGGGGCTGGGCCTGACGCTGTCGGCCGGCATCCTCAACGAAAACGGCGGCAGCCTGTCCGCCGCCAACCACCCCGACGGCGGTGCCTGCTTCACGCTGGTGCTGCCGCTGGCGCCGCACGAGGCCAGGCCACAGGATTCCACGTATGCCGGCTGA
- a CDS encoding HPP family protein, with translation MPTAPAVASLAQNTRAWLRTFVPLPVAANRHERIKSCFGALLGLFITEWISHQTLGGFNPWFVAPMGASAVLLFAVPSSPLAQPWSVIGGNLFAALVGVACARWIPDPGLAAAIAVAVAIAVMFQFRCVHPPSGAVAVTAVFGGPAVSALGFGFVVVPVLFNSMLLLLMALAFNNLSRRRYPHRPPEPAVQHGTKDVPPTQRVGFTRADLDAALQARGEFLDIEEDDLEAILVAAQLHAYRRHFGNVLCGEIMSRDVILVRPEQPAHEAGHLLSRHRVKALPVVDANNRLEGIITQSDFFAAQRDTGARRLAGTVRDLMTRAVVTARPDQPMVELARAFSDGGLHHAPVIDDKHRVVGMVTQSDLVAALLKSGVMAVPG, from the coding sequence ATGCCAACTGCCCCCGCTGTCGCCTCGTTGGCGCAAAATACACGTGCATGGCTGCGCACTTTTGTGCCGCTGCCGGTCGCTGCCAACCGCCATGAGCGCATCAAGAGTTGCTTTGGCGCGCTGCTAGGCCTGTTCATCACCGAATGGATCAGCCACCAGACGCTGGGCGGATTCAATCCCTGGTTCGTCGCGCCGATGGGCGCCTCGGCGGTCCTGCTGTTCGCGGTGCCGTCTTCGCCACTGGCGCAGCCGTGGTCGGTCATCGGCGGCAACCTGTTTGCGGCGCTGGTGGGCGTGGCCTGCGCGCGCTGGATTCCGGACCCGGGCCTTGCCGCGGCGATAGCGGTGGCCGTGGCGATTGCCGTGATGTTCCAGTTTCGCTGCGTGCACCCGCCCAGCGGCGCCGTGGCCGTCACGGCGGTATTCGGCGGGCCGGCGGTCAGTGCGCTCGGCTTCGGCTTCGTGGTGGTGCCGGTGCTGTTCAACTCGATGCTGCTGCTGTTGATGGCGCTGGCCTTCAACAACCTGTCGCGGCGGCGCTACCCGCACCGCCCGCCCGAGCCCGCGGTGCAGCATGGCACCAAGGACGTGCCGCCGACGCAGCGCGTGGGCTTTACCCGTGCCGACCTTGACGCGGCCCTGCAGGCGCGCGGCGAATTTCTCGATATCGAAGAAGACGACCTGGAAGCCATCCTGGTGGCCGCGCAACTGCACGCGTACCGGCGCCACTTCGGCAACGTGCTGTGCGGCGAAATCATGTCGCGCGACGTCATCCTGGTGCGGCCCGAGCAGCCCGCGCACGAGGCCGGCCACCTGCTGTCGCGGCACCGCGTCAAGGCGCTGCCGGTGGTCGATGCGAACAACCGCCTCGAGGGCATCATCACGCAGAGTGACTTCTTCGCCGCGCAGCGTGATACCGGCGCGCGCCGGCTGGCCGGCACCGTGCGCGACCTGATGACGCGCGCCGTGGTCACCGCGCGCCCCGACCAGCCGATGGTGGAGCTGGCCCGAGCCTTCTCCGACGGCGGCCTGCACCATGCGCCGGTGATCGACGACAAGCACCGCGTGGTCGGCATGGTGACGCAATCCGACCTGGTTGCCGCGCTGCTCAAGAGCGGCGTGATGGCGGTGCCGGGCTGA
- a CDS encoding dimethylarginine dimethylaminohydrolase family protein: MIQTPTILLVEPTFYDVSYSINPWMDPDAWARDPRGMHRDAIQSFDALRTALGRAGFAVEVAAGAPGLPDMVFPANAAVVLDGRALLARFRYPQRRGEEAPFAQIFGALRERGLLDEVALLPEGCFQEGAGDCIWDAGRGHFWAGFGPRSSHEAATAVSEFFGQEVVALELATEQSYHLDVCFCPLSGGEILYYPPAFSEASLRELRARLPARLRIEASADDLRHFSVNAVNLDDQVVMTRTTPHLRTELGRRGYQLHEVDLTPFMLSGGGAYCMTLRLDRSSGPGIAAAAA; this comes from the coding sequence GTGATCCAGACCCCCACGATCCTGCTTGTCGAGCCGACCTTCTACGACGTGTCGTACAGCATCAATCCGTGGATGGACCCCGACGCCTGGGCGCGCGACCCGCGCGGCATGCACCGCGACGCCATCCAGTCCTTCGACGCGCTGCGCACGGCGCTGGGCCGGGCCGGCTTCGCGGTGGAAGTGGCCGCGGGCGCCCCCGGCCTGCCCGACATGGTTTTCCCGGCAAATGCCGCCGTGGTGCTCGACGGCCGCGCACTGCTGGCGCGCTTCCGCTACCCGCAGCGCCGCGGCGAAGAAGCGCCGTTCGCGCAAATCTTCGGCGCACTGCGCGAGCGCGGCCTGCTCGATGAAGTGGCGCTGCTGCCCGAAGGCTGCTTCCAGGAGGGCGCGGGGGACTGCATCTGGGATGCCGGCCGCGGCCATTTCTGGGCCGGTTTCGGGCCGCGCTCGTCGCATGAGGCGGCCACTGCCGTGTCGGAATTCTTCGGCCAGGAAGTCGTGGCGCTGGAACTGGCCACCGAACAGAGCTACCACCTCGACGTATGCTTCTGCCCGCTGTCCGGCGGCGAGATCCTCTATTACCCGCCGGCATTCAGCGAAGCATCGCTGCGCGAGCTGCGCGCGCGGCTGCCGGCGCGCCTTCGCATCGAGGCCAGCGCCGACGACCTGCGCCACTTCAGCGTCAATGCCGTCAACCTGGACGACCAGGTGGTGATGACCCGCACCACGCCGCACCTGCGCACCGAACTGGGCCGGCGCGGCTACCAGCTGCATGAGGTCGACCTGACTCCCTTCATGCTCTCCGGCGGCGGCGCCTATTGCATGACGCTGCGGCTCGACCGCAGCAGCGGGCCGGGCATCGCCGCGGCCGCGGCATGA
- a CDS encoding dicarboxylate/amino acid:cation symporter has product MKLNRLPTLIFIAMLLGVLAGTAAHNMAPDADTAKSIANHLSILTDIFLRMIKMIIAPLVFATLVTGIASMGDGRAVGRIGTKAMMWFIGASVTSLLLGLVMANVLHPGHGMNLPLPAADATSNLKTGALNLRDFIAHMFPKSFAEAMAHNEILQIVVFSLFFGFALGTVKDGVGKPVLQGIEGLADVMLKVTNYVMAFAPVGVFGAIAAVITAQGLGVLVVYAKLIGSLYLALALLWVALIAGGYYFLGRDVFRLLKQMRAPLMIGFATASSESAYPKVIDQLTRFGVKERITNFVLPLGYSFNLDGSIMYTSFAALFVAQVYGIELSLSQQITMLLVLLVTSKGIAGVPRASLVVVAAVLPMFGLPEAGILLVLGIDHVLDMGRTVTNVLGNAIATAVVAKSEGAIGAPVLSDEDEPVVADTTTSLASVQAVAGK; this is encoded by the coding sequence ATGAAACTGAATCGACTGCCCACCCTGATCTTCATTGCGATGCTGCTAGGCGTGCTGGCCGGCACCGCCGCGCACAACATGGCGCCGGACGCCGACACCGCCAAATCGATTGCGAACCACCTGTCCATCCTGACCGACATCTTCCTGCGGATGATCAAGATGATCATCGCGCCGCTGGTGTTCGCCACGCTGGTGACCGGCATCGCCAGCATGGGCGACGGCCGCGCCGTTGGCCGCATCGGCACGAAGGCGATGATGTGGTTCATCGGCGCCTCGGTCACCTCGCTGCTGCTGGGGCTGGTGATGGCCAACGTGCTGCACCCCGGCCACGGCATGAACCTGCCGCTGCCGGCCGCGGACGCCACCTCGAACCTGAAGACCGGCGCCCTGAACCTGCGCGACTTCATCGCCCACATGTTCCCCAAGAGCTTCGCCGAGGCGATGGCGCACAACGAGATCCTGCAGATCGTGGTGTTCTCGCTGTTCTTCGGCTTTGCGCTGGGTACCGTCAAGGACGGCGTGGGCAAGCCGGTGCTGCAAGGCATCGAGGGCTTGGCCGACGTGATGCTGAAGGTCACCAACTACGTGATGGCGTTCGCGCCGGTGGGCGTGTTCGGCGCAATCGCGGCGGTGATCACCGCGCAGGGCCTGGGCGTGCTGGTCGTGTACGCGAAGCTGATTGGCAGCCTGTACCTGGCGCTGGCGCTGCTGTGGGTGGCGCTGATCGCCGGCGGCTACTACTTCCTGGGCCGTGACGTGTTCCGCCTGCTCAAGCAGATGCGCGCGCCGCTGATGATCGGCTTCGCCACCGCCAGCAGCGAGTCGGCCTACCCGAAGGTGATCGACCAGCTGACCCGTTTCGGCGTCAAGGAGCGCATCACCAACTTCGTGCTGCCGCTGGGCTATTCGTTCAACCTGGACGGCTCGATCATGTACACCTCGTTCGCCGCGCTGTTCGTGGCCCAGGTGTATGGCATCGAGCTGTCGCTCTCCCAGCAGATCACCATGCTGCTGGTCCTGCTTGTCACCAGCAAGGGCATCGCCGGCGTGCCGCGCGCCTCGCTGGTGGTGGTCGCCGCCGTGCTGCCGATGTTCGGCCTGCCGGAGGCCGGCATCCTGCTGGTGCTCGGCATCGACCACGTACTCGACATGGGTCGCACCGTGACCAATGTGCTCGGCAATGCCATTGCCACCGCCGTCGTCGCCAAAAGCGAAGGCGCCATCGGCGCGCCGGTACTGTCCGACGAGGATGAACCCGTCGTCGCGGATACCACCACCAGCCTGGCATCGGTCCAGGCCGTGGCGGGCAAGTAA
- the hutG gene encoding formimidoylglutamase, translating into MSGLAELVQAGDTVWRGRRDAGEAGDTRRLFEIVAGRHTPRTPGVPVLLGFCCDAGVLRNQGRPGAAGGPREIRRALAGVPAHGIGRLIDGGDIHCEGDALEDAQRRLGQAVAAELAVGAWPLVLGGGHEVAWGTWQGLRTHLDAHGDRGRVLVVNLDAHFDLRGSRPASSGTPFDQIAIDCQRRGLRFDYACLGVSRLGNTAALFARASTLGVRYVEDVDLQERHLDARLAALDEWVAEADHVYLTIDLDVLPAAVMPAVSAPAAYGVPLPVVEAIATRLRDSGKLRVADIAEFNPLYDRDGCGARVAARLCYRLLGG; encoded by the coding sequence ATGAGCGGCCTGGCCGAACTCGTGCAGGCCGGCGACACGGTCTGGCGCGGCCGGCGCGATGCCGGCGAGGCGGGCGATACCCGCCGCCTGTTCGAAATCGTCGCCGGCCGTCACACTCCGCGCACGCCTGGCGTGCCGGTGCTGCTGGGCTTCTGCTGCGATGCCGGCGTGCTGCGCAACCAGGGCCGCCCCGGCGCCGCCGGCGGCCCGCGCGAGATCCGCCGCGCGCTGGCGGGCGTGCCGGCCCATGGCATCGGCCGCCTGATCGACGGCGGCGACATCCATTGCGAAGGCGATGCGCTGGAAGACGCGCAGCGGCGGCTGGGCCAGGCCGTCGCCGCCGAGCTGGCGGTGGGCGCCTGGCCGCTGGTGCTTGGCGGCGGCCACGAGGTGGCCTGGGGCACCTGGCAGGGCCTGCGCACGCACCTGGACGCGCACGGCGACCGCGGCCGCGTGCTGGTGGTCAACCTGGACGCGCACTTCGACCTGCGCGGCAGCCGGCCCGCCAGCTCGGGCACGCCCTTCGACCAGATCGCCATCGACTGCCAGCGCCGCGGCCTGCGCTTCGACTACGCCTGCCTGGGCGTGAGCCGGCTCGGCAATACGGCCGCGCTGTTCGCGCGCGCCAGCACGCTAGGGGTGCGGTATGTGGAGGATGTGGACCTGCAGGAGCGCCACCTCGACGCACGGCTGGCCGCGCTGGATGAATGGGTGGCGGAGGCCGACCATGTCTACCTGACGATCGACCTCGACGTGCTGCCCGCCGCGGTGATGCCCGCCGTGTCGGCACCGGCGGCCTACGGCGTGCCCTTGCCGGTGGTCGAAGCCATCGCCACGCGGCTGCGCGACAGCGGCAAACTGCGCGTGGCGGATATCGCGGAATTCAATCCGCTGTATGACCGGGATGGGTGTGGGGCGCGGGTGGCGGCAAGGTTGTGCTATCGGTTATTGGGCGGCTGA